The window GCGGTATCGAAAGATGATGGTTGGGCGAGTGTTGGTGGTTATATGATTAAAAACAATCCTTCTTTTGATTCTCGAAATTATGGCTATATCAAAATGGGAAAATTAATAAAGTCATTAGGTTATGTTGATTTTAAGGATAAAAACTTTACCGACGGTTCAAATAACGTCCATATTTATGTGAGAATTTTATCACCATTACAGATGGAAGTTTAAATTACAGCTGTTATCTTAGGCAATAACTATCTTGAGCTAAGCTCTATCGATAAAAATGGAGTGATAATGGAAAAACTTACCGGTTCTTGTTTATGTGGCACCATAAAATACCAAGTGACAAATCTTAATCCGAAAATGGGGCATTGCCACTGCTCAATGTGTCGTAAGTTTCATGGTGCTGCTTTTGCCACCTTTGGTGAAGTCGCAATAGAGGACTTTCGTTGGTTAACCGGTGAATCAGCCCTTAAAGTTTTTATTGCCGCTAATGGCACTGTCCGTAAATTTTGTGGCCAATGCGGTGCTAGCTTAATTTTCAAATCAAAGAATGACCAAGGAACTACGGTCGAATTTACTTTAGGCACGCTCGACAGTGACATTAGCCAGCATCCTGATAGCCATATTTTTGTGGGTTCTAAAGCTAATTGGTTTGAAATTAGTGACGATCTGCCACAGTTTAATCAAGGGCGCGATTAAGCCGAACATTACTCGGGCATTTCATTGCTGCACGGTATAATACCTGTTTGGGTCTTGTATGTTAGACCATTTGTATTCGCCAAAAATTGGAATTAGTGATGAAACAATCGATTGTACATGTGGCAATAGTAGTGAAAGATTATGATGAAGCAATTGATTTTTATGTTAATAAATTAAAATTCACCTTAGTAGAAGATACCTACCAACCTGAGCAAGACAAACGCTGGGTGGTTGTCGCACCACCGGGATCAAATGGCGTAAGTTTGTTGCTGGCTAAAGCGTCAAAACCTCAGCAGCAGGACTTTGTCGGTAATCAAACCGGAGGTCGGGTCTTTTTGTTTTTAAATACAGATGACTTCTGGCGTGATTATCATCGAATGGTGGCAGAGAATATTGTGTTTGTTAGACCACCGAAAGAACAGGATTATGGCACGGTGGCCGTTTTTGAAGATCTTTACGGCAATATGTGGGACTTATTACAATTGAATTAGCACGGCCATTTTTTTTGTCAGCTTAAAAACTCGGTTTTTTGTTGGCGAGAGCTAATGGTATTGTTAAGTTGTGATATGTCAGCAGTTTGCTTTACTGCAATGCCTTCGTGTTTTAGTAACCATAACTTACGCTCGATACCACCGGCATAGCCCGTTAATTTACCGCTACTTGAGATAACTCGATGACAGGGCACAATAATACTAATTGGGTTTCTGCCATTAGCGCCACCGACAGCTCGCACCGCATTTGGATTACCGATCATCTTAGCAATATCAAGGTATGATCTGCTGGTACCAAAGGGTATTTGGGTCAAACAGGCCCAAATGGATTGTTGAAATAAACTCCCTTGTAAGTCGAGTGGCAATTGGAAATCTTGCCGCTGGTGATTAAAATATTGCTGCAGCTGAGTTTTACAACGAGCAGTGAGGGCGTTGGCATTCATTGCTTGGTGTTGTGAGCCGCAAAAAATCACTTGAGTGATGCCAAGTTCAGATGCTTGAATTTCAAGAGTCCCTAATGGGCTGTCGAGGTAATCAATAAAGTGCATTATTGGCTCCATAATTGAAACGTTAAATAACTGCGCCACGGGCTAGCTAGCTCTGAGGCAAAAGAGTTGGTGGTTTGATCGTTAGCTTTTTGTAGCGCTTTTTTTATGCCTAAATCACCAGCCAAGAATATATCAGGATCGCTTAAACCGCGCATTTTGGCATAATCAACCGTCCAAGGCCCAATGCCTTTTAGGTCTAACCACGGTTGTGGATTGTCAGGCTGTTGATGCGTGAGATAATGTTGGGCTAAGTTGCGCAAGGCTTGTTTGCGCGATTGCGGCATTTTAAAGAATTCTAGTTCACTATTAGCAATTGCCTCGGGAGTCGGAAATAATCGCTTACTCTCTGATGAATGACCATTGCCAAGCTTAATTTCTTGACCTAATTGGCTGACTAATTGAATCACTAAATTTCGCGCAGCGGTTACTGATATGTGTTGGCCTAAAATGGCGCGGATCCCTGCTTCAAACATGGTCCAAATTCCGGGTAGTCGTAAGCCTGTTGTTAGTGGAAAGTAGGGGCCGATACTTCTATTTAAGTCTTGTTCAACGGCTTGGGCGTCTAAGTTCAAATCTAAAACTCGGCGAATGTTCGTCACAATGGCTTTAAGGTTATTGATATTATTTAAGTCAAGAGTGACGTCGAATCGGTGCTTATCAGCAACGTGGCATGCATGAAAAGATCCGACTGTACCCGCCCAATTAAATGTTCGTCCGTAGCCGTGATCATCACAACACTCTAGTTGCTCAATTGCACGGGCACTTAAAAACTTATGCATTGCGTCCCAGTTATAGGGTGGCCGATAATATAGTTTGAGCATCAGGGTATTTGTGGGCGTAGCAGGGTTGCTTTTTCTCACTTGTGACGGGGTTAAGTGCAGCTGTGAGACAAAGTAATCGTTGAACCGGCGAATGCTAGCGAAACCACTGGCCAATGCAATCTCACTAATGGGTAAGTTCGTTTGGTGTAATAACTGTTTGGCAAACAAACATTGCTGATAAAGGGCGTAAGCTTTGGGTGAAATGCCGAGGTGGCTGTTAAATAGTTGACGTAAGTAGCGATCGCTAATGCCTAAGCGCGTGGCCAAATCTGGCAATGAGCCTTGTTGTAACGCGCCGTTGTCGATCAAACTCAACGCTCTGCTGAGGGTAGTTTCTACCCCGAGCCAGGCCCAAGAACCCGGCGCGCTTTCTGGCCTGCAACGTAAACATGGCCGATAACCGGCATTAGCGGCGGCACTGGCCGTGAAAAAATATTGAACATTTTTTTCATGCGGTGGCGTGGCCGGACAAATACAACGGCAGTAAATTTTGGTGGTTGTTACCGCGGTAAAAAAGCGACCGTCAAAACGAGGATCGCGTGCCAATCTTGCTTTATGGCAGATACTGTCGGTTAGGCTGGTTTTAGTTAACATCAGGGCTCGTTATTATGGCGATTGCTCTAACCATAATATAACGCTTAAGCTGAAATATTCTAGCCAGATCCGGAACTCAAGAGTATTTATATCCATGTTTAGAGTAAATACGACGACAGGTTAGGGCTATTTTTAGCCACTTAAGCGCGTTCAATGCATATTCAAATGAGTGATATTTATGGTAAAGTTCCTTTTATAAATTAGCATTTTATTCACTTAGCCAATGGATTTTTCATGAAAGTCGTTTCAATAAATATTGCTCAGCCGACCCTAGTCGAGTATCTGGGAAAGCAGGTATCGACCGGGATTTTTAAACAGGCAGTTAAGCACCGGGTATATGTTGATAAGGTCAATATGGCTGGAGATGGCCAAGCTGATCTTATTCACCATGGTGGCACGCATAAAGCGGTTTATGGTTTTTCATCAGACCATTACAGCTATTGGCGAGAAACTTTGGACCGGCCGGAATTAAGCTATGGTGTTTTTGGTGAAAATTTAACGATAAGTTCATTGTCTGAAGCGCAACTTTGCATTGGTGACCAGTTAGTTATCGGCGATACGGTATTAGAAGTCAGTCAGCCTCGGGTTCCTTGTTTTAAATTAGGCATTGCGTTAGACAATAAGAAAATTCCCAATTTGTTTACTAAAAGCTATGCAACTGGCATATATTTTCGCGTGATAAAACAAGGCTATATCTCGCCAGAAGATCTTGTGATAGTAAACAAAACAGTCAGTAAAACGGTTTCGGTCCAGGCGCTGTTTCGGGCTTACTACGATCGTAGTTATGCCGATGCAATAGCGGTATTAACAATAGCCGCTGACATTAAAGCGTTAGCACCAGAGTGGCACGAAAAAGTACTTAAAAAATTGGCGAAAAAACAATGACACCAGCAATTTTAGTCGCAAAAAAACAAAAAATAAGTTACATCGTTCATGAATATTCGCACGATAGTGCAAGTCAGTCATATGGTTTGGAAGCGGCTCAAAAACTCAATATCGCACACCAGCAGATTTTTAAAACCTTAGTGGTTAGTCTTGATGAAAAACAGCTGGCGGTTGCGATAGTGCCTGTTGTGATGAAACTGAATATGAAAAGTTTAGCCAAAGCGGCAGGGGCAAAAAAAGCAGTAATGGCAGCGCCTGCCGACGTTGAACGCGCCACGGGTTATGTGCTCGGTGGTGTTAGCCCGCTAGGACAGAAAAAGCGCTTGAAAACATTTATCGATAGTTCTGCGCAAGACTATGCCACTATTTATGTCAGCGCCGGGCGCCGAGGTCTTGATATCGAATTAAACCCAACCGATTTAAACGCATTGGTGCAGGGGACTTTCTGCCAATTAGCATTATAGTTTTAATGAATTCTAGGAGCTAAACTTATGACAGCAGCCAACTATCCAATTAATAACCATCTTAATTATCATGCCCATCTTTATTTTGACCAAGCGAGTTTGACCCAAGCGATAGACTTGAGTGAGCGTGCTGGCGCGCTGTTTAACCTAAAGATTGGCCGGGTACATCAAAAGTTGGTTGGGCCACATTTAATGTGGAGTTGTCAAATTAGCTTTACCAATAATGACTTTGATAGTTTTATAAAATGGCTAGATCAGCATCGCAATGGCTTAAGTATTTTTGTTCATGGAGTCACTGGTGATGATTTTATAGATCACACCAAATATGCTTATTGGCTGGGTGCGTGTGTGGAATTGAATTTGTCTATTTTTGAGAAGAAATAGATTTTAGTGAGCAATTGGAATTAAACAAACTGGCTTGGTCATTGATAGCACCAAGCCAGTTATTAAGTCGTTATAAAACGGCAGCTATTGCTTTACATAACGCGTCCATGTTGTGGGTTGTCATGCCAGCAACACTGATACGGCCAGAACCAACAATATAAACAGCATGGGTTGTTTTTAGGGTCTCAACTTGTGCTTTGTTTAAGCCAGAGAATGAAAACATGCCATTTTGAGCGCTAATAAAAGAGAAATCGCCAGTAGCTCCATAAGTTTTTAACGTTTCAACAAACAGCAGGCGCATCTGGTGAATACGTTGACGCATTTGCGTAACTTCATCGTGCCACTCTTGCGTTAATTGTGAATCATTTAAAATGGTAGTAACGACAGCCGCACCATGTGATGGTGGGTTAGAGTAGTTAGCACGAATAATTGACTTTATTTGGCTAAAGGCAGACGTCGCTGTCGCATTGTCTTGCGCAACTAAAGTTAGTGCACCAACGCGCTCATTATAAAGACC is drawn from Gammaproteobacteria bacterium and contains these coding sequences:
- a CDS encoding DOPA 4,5-dioxygenase family protein, giving the protein MTAANYPINNHLNYHAHLYFDQASLTQAIDLSERAGALFNLKIGRVHQKLVGPHLMWSCQISFTNNDFDSFIKWLDQHRNGLSIFVHGVTGDDFIDHTKYAYWLGACVELNLSIFEKK
- a CDS encoding VOC family protein; protein product: MKQSIVHVAIVVKDYDEAIDFYVNKLKFTLVEDTYQPEQDKRWVVVAPPGSNGVSLLLAKASKPQQQDFVGNQTGGRVFLFLNTDDFWRDYHRMVAENIVFVRPPKEQDYGTVAVFEDLYGNMWDLLQLN
- the ybaK gene encoding Cys-tRNA(Pro) deacylase; the protein is MTPAILVAKKQKISYIVHEYSHDSASQSYGLEAAQKLNIAHQQIFKTLVVSLDEKQLAVAIVPVVMKLNMKSLAKAAGAKKAVMAAPADVERATGYVLGGVSPLGQKKRLKTFIDSSAQDYATIYVSAGRRGLDIELNPTDLNALVQGTFCQLAL
- a CDS encoding DNA-3-methyladenine glycosylase 2 family protein, which translates into the protein MLTKTSLTDSICHKARLARDPRFDGRFFTAVTTTKIYCRCICPATPPHEKNVQYFFTASAAANAGYRPCLRCRPESAPGSWAWLGVETTLSRALSLIDNGALQQGSLPDLATRLGISDRYLRQLFNSHLGISPKAYALYQQCLFAKQLLHQTNLPISEIALASGFASIRRFNDYFVSQLHLTPSQVRKSNPATPTNTLMLKLYYRPPYNWDAMHKFLSARAIEQLECCDDHGYGRTFNWAGTVGSFHACHVADKHRFDVTLDLNNINNLKAIVTNIRRVLDLNLDAQAVEQDLNRSIGPYFPLTTGLRLPGIWTMFEAGIRAILGQHISVTAARNLVIQLVSQLGQEIKLGNGHSSESKRLFPTPEAIANSELEFFKMPQSRKQALRNLAQHYLTHQQPDNPQPWLDLKGIGPWTVDYAKMRGLSDPDIFLAGDLGIKKALQKANDQTTNSFASELASPWRSYLTFQLWSQ
- a CDS encoding methylated-DNA--[protein]-cysteine S-methyltransferase → MHFIDYLDSPLGTLEIQASELGITQVIFCGSQHQAMNANALTARCKTQLQQYFNHQRQDFQLPLDLQGSLFQQSIWACLTQIPFGTSRSYLDIAKMIGNPNAVRAVGGANGRNPISIIVPCHRVISSSGKLTGYAGGIERKLWLLKHEGIAVKQTADISQLNNTISSRQQKTEFLS
- a CDS encoding MOSC domain-containing protein, coding for MKVVSINIAQPTLVEYLGKQVSTGIFKQAVKHRVYVDKVNMAGDGQADLIHHGGTHKAVYGFSSDHYSYWRETLDRPELSYGVFGENLTISSLSEAQLCIGDQLVIGDTVLEVSQPRVPCFKLGIALDNKKIPNLFTKSYATGIYFRVIKQGYISPEDLVIVNKTVSKTVSVQALFRAYYDRSYADAIAVLTIAADIKALAPEWHEKVLKKLAKKQ
- a CDS encoding GFA family protein, with translation MCRKFHGAAFATFGEVAIEDFRWLTGESALKVFIAANGTVRKFCGQCGASLIFKSKNDQGTTVEFTLGTLDSDISQHPDSHIFVGSKANWFEISDDLPQFNQGRD